TTGAGCTTAttctccttttagtataggttagatGATACATTATTAtaacaactaaaatattttttttggggaAAAATATCTTAAACTAGCAGATAATTAATTGTCCACAAAGGGAAGACGCTCCATGTCTTATCCAAAGGCATTTCCTCACATCCTtatatctctctttctcttctctctctatcttcctCCTCTGCTTCCCGCGGAGCTTTCAGTCTCAAGTATGTCAGTATCTACACATTGTTTCACTTCACCTTGTCACGACCGTACGAGATTTTTCTCAGGCGATGATGGTAATAAACTTCTAAGAAAGAGAATCAAAGGCACTTTCTTGGTTAAGATCTTACCTTCTTCCCAAAACGCTTATCTAAGAATAACTGCGAAATCCTCACGACCCTTATCTGGATTCAGGTCAGGAATCTCTaaggtaaaacaaaaaattcaattctttcaatgtttttttttcagctcaCGCTTTCGTCATTCCTAATGCTGCTAAACATGTCAGGGAGTATTTGATATTGTGGCATTGACATCTAGGAATGCACTGAAAGAGATGACCACTCCACTGCTGGTAAAACTTGTGGGTGTTGTAGCTTGCGCGTTTCTCATAGTTCCATCTGCAGATGCTGTTGATGCGCTAAAGACTTGTGCATGCTTACTTAAGGGGTGCAGGTAAATCTCTGCATCAGTATATTGTTGAGAGTGTGCTTCTAGATGATAATATATGTATTGAACCTTTGAATTTAATGGATCCATTTAGATTCTACCGTTTTAGATTGTTGAGGTTGTGCATCTAGATGAAGCTAGTGTTAGATAtatcaatgttctaaaaattggtTTAGACGGCATTAAGGTCCGATGTATTCTACTCAAATCGATTTAAACCATTCTAAATCGGTTTTAATCAATCTAAATTGGTCTAAATCTCTTAAATCAAGCGATTATGTTAgtttaaattcataaatttgtctaactttttttgtatatctaatttttataattcatcaaaataactttgtaattaaatctaaaaattaaaatatctactataaatgtaaaatatataaaaagtatcAATAATTTGTTAAAGACTAGGCTTCGAATAATCCGGCTAGCCATTAATTCTCTTCTAAAACACCTAGCTACCATCTAacgattttttgaacattgatCTATATGGAGCTGATTTAAGTTGATTACCacattctgatttttttttgtgacaagtTTATGCATCTCACATTGTCCGACCATATAATTTGTTAGGATAGAACTTGCAAAGTGCATTGCCAACCCTTCCTGTGCAGCCAATGTCGCTTGCCTCCAGACATGTAACAACCGTCCAGATGAAACCGAGTGCCAGGTTCTTTTATCTATCCATAACATATCATTTAGCTTCTTGTGAGACAAGAGACCAATGATTGTGCTTTATTTTTCAGATTAAATGTGGTGATCTATTCGAGAACAGTGTAGTCGACGAGTTCAACGAATGCGCTGTCTCAAGAAAAAAATGTGTTCCTAGAAAATCTGATCTCGGAGAGTTTCCAGCCCCTGACCCTTCTGTTCTCGTCAAGAACTTCAACGTCAAGGACTTTGACGGCAAGTGGTACATTACAAGTGGCTTGAATCCAACCTTTGACGCCTTTGACTGTCAGCTCCATGAGTTCCACACGGAAGACGGCAAGCTTGTTGGAAACATCTCATGGAGAATAAAAACCCCAGATACTGGTTTCTTCACTAGATCAACCGTACAGAAGTTCGTGCAAGATCCTAACCAACCTGCTGTTTTCTACAATCATGACAACGAGTACCTTCACTACCAAGATGACTGGTAACAACAAGAGATAGATTTAGTCTCCGCTTCTCTTCTTGCAAACCAAAGAAGTTTATTAGTTCCACATGACTCTTGCAGGTATATACTTTCATCAAAGATAGAGAACAAACAAGACGACTATATCTTTGTCTACTACCGTGGGAGAAACGATGCTTGGGATGGATACGGCGGTGCGGTTGTGTACACGAGAAGCGCTTCTTTACCCAACACCATTGTACCGGATCTTGAAAAGGCAGCTAAAAGCATAGGCAGAGACTTCAGCACATTCATAAAAACGGATAACACTTGCGGTCCTGAACCTCCTCTGGTGGAGAGACTTGAGAAGACGGTGGAAGAAGGGGAGAAGATTATAGTCAAAGAGGTTGAGGAGATCGA
This region of Brassica napus cultivar Da-Ae chromosome C5, Da-Ae, whole genome shotgun sequence genomic DNA includes:
- the LOC106415200 gene encoding violaxanthin de-epoxidase, chloroplastic-like (The RefSeq protein has 7 substitutions compared to this genomic sequence), yielding MSVSTHCFTSPCHDRTRFFSGDDGNKLLRKRIKGTFLVKILPSSQNAYLRITAKSSRPLSGFRSGISKGVFDIVALTSKNALKELSTPLLVKLVGVVACAFLIVPSADAVDALKTCACLLKGCRIELAKCIANPSCAANVACLQTCNNRPDETECQIKCGDLFENSVVDEFNECAVSRKKCVPRKSDLGEFPAPDPSVLVKNFNINDFDGKWYITSGLNPTFDAFDCQLHEFHTEDGKLVGNISWRIKTPDSGFFTRSTVQKFVQDPNQPAVFYNHDNEYLHYQDDWYILSSKIENKQDDYIFVYYRGRNDAWDGYGGAVVYTRSASLPNTIVPDLEKAAKSIGREFSTFIKTDNTCGPEPPLVERLEKTVEEGEKIIVKEVEEIEEEVEKEVEKVGKTEMTLFQRLAEGFEELKQDEENFLKGLSKEEMELLDELKMEANEVEKLFGKALPIRKFR